A window from Solanum stenotomum isolate F172 chromosome 5, ASM1918654v1, whole genome shotgun sequence encodes these proteins:
- the LOC125864563 gene encoding mitochondrial adenine nucleotide transporter ADNT1-like, producing the protein MASEDVKAARDSAVEKIVNLAEEAKLAREEIKPTSHAVLSICKSLVAGGVAGGVSRTAVAPLERLKILLQVQNPHNIKYNGTIQGLKYIWRTEGFKGLFKGNGTNCARIVPNSAVKFFSYEQASKGILYLYQQQTGNEDAQLTPLLRLGAGACAGIIAMSATYPMDMVRGRLTVQTENSPYQYRGMFHALSTVLREEGPRALYKGWTPSVIGVIPYVGLNFAVYESLKDWLVKTKPFGLVDNSELGVVTRLACGAAAGTVGQTVAYPLDVIRRRMQMVGWSHAASIVTGDGRSKAPLEYTGMIDAFRKTVKYEGVRALYKGLVPNSVKVVPSISIAFVAYEQVKDLLGVEIRISE; encoded by the exons ATGGCTTCGGAGGATGTGAAGGCGGCGAGAGATTCGGCTGTGGAGAAAATTGTGAACCTGGCGGAAGAGGCTAAGTTAGCTAGAGAAGAAATTAAGCCTACAAGCCATGCTGTCCTCAGTATCTGCAAGTCACTTGTCGCCGGAGGTGTTGCCGGAGGCgt GTCACGAACTGCTGTGGCTCCACTGGAACGGCTGAAGATATTGCTACAG GTTCAAAATCCACATAACATAAAATACAATGGCACCATTCAAGGCTTGAAATATATCTGGAGAACTGAAGGGTTCAAAGGACTGTTTAAGGGCAATGGCACCAATTGTGCCCGGATCGTCCCAAACTCTGCAGTCAAGTTCTTCAGCTATGAACAAGCTTCCAA GGGTATATTATATTTGTACCAGCAACAAACTGGAAATG AGGACGCTCAGCTCACTCCACTATTACGTCTCGGAGCTGGTGCTTGTGCTGGCATAATTGCCATGTCTGCAACTTACCCAATGGATATGGTGCGAGGAAGACTCACTGTGCAG ACCGAGAACTCTCCTTATCAATACAGAGGAATGTTTCATGCACTGTCAACTGTGCTTCGCGAGGAGGGTCCACGAGCTTTGTATAAAGGATGGACTCCTTCTGTCATAGGAGTT ATTCCATATGTGGGGCTTAATTTTGCTGTATATGAATCTTTAAAGGACTGGTTGGTCAAAACAAAACCATTTGGTCTTGTTGATAATTCTGAGCTTGGGGTTGTTACAAGGCTGGCATGTGGAGCTGCTGCAGGAACAGTTGGACAAACTGTTGCCTACCCTCTTGATGTTATTCGCAGAAGGATGCAGATGGTTGGATGGAGTCATGCTGCATCTATTGTTACTGGTGATGGGAGGAGCAAGGCTCCCCTCGAATATACTGGAATGATTGATGCTTTCAGGAAAACTGTAAAGTATGAGGGTGTCAGAGCCTTGTACAAGGGTTTAGTGCCCAATTCAGTGAAG GTTGTTCCTTCAATATCTATTGCTTTCGTGGCGTATGAGCAAGTAAAGGACCTATTGGGAGTTGAGATCAGAATTTCTGAATAA
- the LOC125864559 gene encoding acyltransferase Pun1-like, which produces MSSFSRLLSTISKKVVKPFSPTPSTQKIHKFSLLDQCMGNFYMPLVLFYPKHQLEQGPKQLSKLLENSFSKALTYHQPWVGSLRDNATIHCDDTGAEFFEVEVNCPMNQVVHRPDLAFPPGLSWKNVPHANDGGRLSVAQLSHFDCGGMSISVCMSHKVGDAHSAFSFLKDWATITQQYPNGELSCPSYYVQDSLMPSLPNGPLKFPVVVEPNAEESVEFEKRFFLSESNIRALKALIVDDPSSIVQNPTTTEVVSAIVYKCAAIAGANISNGNDSSSQMVLVSDLRKTIPPSIKSTSTIGNILTAFSTPIYNLEDLRLPKLVADIRKSKHELSTRDNFKENKWVSEMLEYANKINTGTEDDQSYRQKSSCHDVYRCSSICNIPFQDLDFGWGRPTRASIASTPFSNMIYLMNTQDQNKGIEVFINLNQQQMSIFEQDKEFLQFASPVGDNHVHEDKEKLYCMEAF; this is translated from the coding sequence atGTCTAGTTTTTCAAGATTGCTATCAACAATCTCCAAGAAAGTCGTGAAACCTTTTTCTCCCACTCCATCAActcaaaaaattcacaaattttCACTTCTTGATCAATGTATGGGTAATTTTTATATGCCCCTTGTTCTATTTTACCCAAAACATCAACTAGAACAAGGTCCAAAACAACTCTCTAAACTTCTagaaaactcattttcaaaaGCATTGACTTATCATCAACCATGGGTTGGAAGTTTAAGAGATAATGCAACTATTCATTGTGATGACACTGGGGCTGAGTTCTTTGAAGTTGAAGTTAATTGTCCAATGAATCAAGTTGTTCATCGCCCAGACTTAGCATTTCCTCCAGGGTTATCCTGGAAGAATGTTCCTCATGCAAATGATGGTGGCCGATTGAGCGTAGCGCAGCTTAGCCACTTTGATTGTGGAGGAATGTCAATAAGTGTGTGCATGTCACATAAGGTGGGTGATGCGCATAGTGCCTTTTCCTTTTTGAAGGATTGGGCTACAATAACCCAACAATATCCAAATGGTGAATTATCATGTCCTTCGTATTATGTTCAGGATTCATTAATGCCATCTCTACCCAATGGCCCACTAAAGTTCCCCGTTGTGGTTGAGCCAAATGCAGAAGAAAGTGTCGAATTtgaaaagagattttttttatctGAATCCAATATAAGAGCTCTCAAAGCATTGATAGTTGATGATCCATCATCAATAGTGCAAAATCCAACAACTACTGAGGTTGTTAGTGCAATTGTTTACAAATGTGCGGCAATTGCTGGTGCAAACATATCAAATGGTAATGATTCTTCATCTCAAATGGTTTTAGTATCCGATTTACGAAAAACAATTCCGCCTTCAATAAAATCAACATCCACAATCGGGAACATTCTCACCGCCTTCTCTACACCAATATATAACCTAGAAGACCTGAGGCTACCAAAATTAGTAGCCGATATAAGAAAGTCTAAACATGAGCTTTCCACCAGAGACaatttcaaagaaaacaaaTGGGTATCAGAGATGCTAGAATatgcaaataaaataaatacaggAACAGAGGATGACCAATCGTATCGTCAGAAGAGTTCATGTCACGATGTGTATCGATGTAGTAGTATATGTAACATTCCATTCCAAgatttggattttggatgggGGAGACCTACAAGAGCAAGCATAGCAAGTACACCATTTAGcaatatgatttatttgatgaatacacaagatcaaaataaaggaattgAAGTGTTTATTAACTTGAATCAACAACAAATGTCCATTTTTGAACAAGACAAGGAATTTCTACAATTTGCTAGTCCTGTTGGTGATAATCATGTTCATGAGGACAAAGAGAAATTATATTGCATGGAAGCTTTCTAA
- the LOC125864578 gene encoding uncharacterized protein LOC125864578, which yields MAESTSTTTKLEEQLMDREEEKGDDKLREMFLVELNLVLVLSFFSLSSEERKLEEFEIDNDKDHQEHNIISKVNSKKRGGINKYRATEHEFPRFQTKIKDCRHCRRM from the exons ATGGCTGAATCTACGAGTACAACAACGAAGCTTGAAGAACAATTAATGGATAGAGAGGAAGAGAAAGGTGATGATAAACTAAGAGAAATGTTTCTAGTAGAGCTGAATCTTGTTCTTGTTCTCTCATTTTTTTCGTTATCATCTGAAGAACGAAAATTAGAGGAATTTGAGATCGATAATGATAAAGATCATCAAGAACACAACATTATTTCTAAAGTTAATTCCAAGAAACGCGGAGGAATCAATAAATACAGAGCTACTGAACATGAATTTCCCAGGTTTCAAACCAAGATTAAGGATTGCAG ACACTGCAGAAGAATGTGA